ataccACAACATTTACTCCACATAAATTCCAATAAAACAACCACATGTAGCCCTCGACTCAACAACattgagtacaacaacaacaatactaaCACGGGAGTACGGCAagaaatcaacacaagaattacaTAACACAAAGAACCGGAGGAACAagctcacaatgaaagacatGACAAAAAATAATGGTTTcaacaagaataactcaacaatgggaGAAAAGGTGTGTAACAACGATATCAAACAAAAGTAATTCAACAATatgagagataacatgtaacaatgattccaaataagagTGACCCCAACGATAAAAGAGATAACATATAACGatgattccaaataagtacaactcaacgataagagagataacatataacaatgacttcaaaataaggataagtcaataatggaagagataaaaataacttcaattaaggataatcgACTACGAAAGAGACAACATGGCAATAAAAAGGCAACGacttcaattaaggcatataagagtGTATTTTGCAACAAGGGCAGAACATGAatcaatcaacttcaaataagacaCATAAGGATAAATTTAGCAATGGGggatttaacatgataagacaacttcattttaATGTACATAAGAGCCTAAGAGACTAGCtagtcaaatttctacaaataagtcgtgtatacactcgtcatctcgtgtacacgtctttcatGTAGTTCAAGTAGTACAAATAGACCAATTCCTATGGGATAGTTCCCCCATACAATAttaggcaagatacatacctcaaaagccctcaatcaatactctaaaatagtTTTTCCTTTACAATTCCCCTCCGCTCgactcaaatctaatcaaaattgactcaataacttcgaataatgcaagagaaatcaattccaataattacagctatgatctttatacaattaCTCAAAAgccaacaaaagtcaatcccggACTTGTCCGGTCTAAatccgggtccaatggtagattccgactatcCATGACCCCataagttcatatatgtgattagtttcaaaatccgagtccaaatcgactctcaaaactcaaatttttatttttcaaaaacatgacaaattttcacaaatttttactttgattcacatgattttgatgttatatttaGGATATATcaatggaatatgattagaaatagattagaatcgcttacccaaagtttgtagatgaaaatccctcttcaaaatcgcctcctaccgagtctagggttccaaaatatgaaaatgagaccaAACATCCCGTCCCTCAGCTTTTTGTCCAATCgtaggtgtcgcaaatgcgacttggGATTCGCAAGTGCGAAGAAAATATCGCAAAAGCGAAGTCCCTCACACCTCTGTTGTCACCGCAATCGCGAtaatttgttcgcaaatgcgaacatggacacatcgcaaatgcgaccaagaagatcgcaaatgcgaaccagctCTCCCAAGcgccccatcgcaaatgcgaacctaacAAACTACTACTAACATCACAATTGCAATCCAAAACTTGCAAATGCGAGACTTGAGGCCTCTAATCACACCAACAATTTCCAAACTCTTGCAAACATTCCAAAATgcgtccgaaacttacccgagccatcggggctccaaatcaaacatcaacacaagtctaaaaatataacagGAACTCGCTCGTAAGATCAAATCATCAAGATAACATCCGAAATCACGAATCGGACCTCAAAATACATGAATTCAACACGGACTTATTCCAAGTCCCGAAATAGAAATCTAAACACGATAGCAATGAAGTCAACTTGCGTTCAAACTTATAAAAAGTTCTAAGccttaaattgccaactttcggcaaaacaataCAAACCAACCTACgaacctctgaattcgattccgggcatacacctaagtccaaaatcacgatacaaatttattggagccatcaaaataccattccggggTGGTTTCCTCAAAAGTCAAGCCTCAGTCAATATTTTCCACTTAAACTTCTAAAGTGAGAATCActcatccaaattcattccgaaTCATCCAAAGATCAAATCTGagcatgcacgcaagtcataatacacaatagaaagctactcaagaccttgAACCACTGAACGGAACTTTGAAGCTCAAAACggccggtcgagtcgttacaaacctgtacccactttttaatttttttaaaacttggaCCCAATATTTAAATAACTGCAGCCCTTCTTCTCATCTTTCGGCTTCTTtgtcttctccttcttcttcttcttattcagctaacaatgattttatatgatgtttgtgaacatattttaaaGTAATTTAAGATGTTTTATAGTGGTGAGCTGCTGTTTCACattttttactattgcttaggttttttttttttttttcttaattgcaaaatgggttcgttagatttattgttgttttgacaaattgatgattgaagtttgttcttgatgatatttggaggttatgtttcaaatttgagctcatttagagtagatttaggtattaaatcgtatattgaattgttaaaattcgaagaacaaatttctATTTCTGGGCAATTTGTACTTCAGgactatttggccttaagtgcatgaaaacatTAGTTGCACTCCAGACCTTTTGGCTTAAGTgtatctgaagtgcaatttttcacttcagacttattaaCTTTAAGTACATGAAACCATTGATTGTAcgtcagacctatttggccttaagtgtatctgaagtgtaattttttcacttcagactaaacttcagacccgataagtctgaagttgatcCTAAAGTACGTAGGCTTGCAATTTTTTTGTAAAGTCGGTGTAGGTTCAATTGTGACCCCAAAACTGGATATAGATGCAAAAGCCTCGATTAAAGATGCTCTTGGAGGATAAAAATATACCTAATTCCGTAGGTAAGGGAAAATTTTAATCAAAAACTCAAACATATCCCATATAAATGAAATtggaatttggaggaagtatatGATATGTAGTCTCTTCGAACCCCCTCCGCCGAACCCCAaaagcaagaaaaagaaatactaaaaCATGAGGCTAATATCCTCCATATCAAATGCTAAAAGGACTCATTTGAAGTATCACGACTATCAAAAGACAAGCAAAGATCATGTAATCGTTTACATTAGTCTCAGAAATTGAGTAGATCGACTGAGATCTCATAAAAAGCTTAAACATGATTTACTGTTCACGATTTATTTTCAATGTCTTGCTTTATTGAACTAGTTACAATTTAGATTTTTGTTTTATATTAAACGgccaaagggccaaatatactcatctactttcgaaaatggtctaagaatacccctcgttatactattgggttatctatacctctgcagtcatactttgggttcaaatatacctctcatttaaacggagggacacgtgtcatcgtcctgttggtcaattataaatatctcctaattaattaaaaagactcattatctatacccgaaaaataattttttttttgtaaaaactggaaaaaacttaaaaaaaaacatttttactaaaatctgaaaaaacgaaaatatttctttttccagttttaacAAAAAACTGCTttacaaaaactgaaaaatattttctaacataatagttttgtaaaaattgaaaaaaaactgaaaaataattttctaaagcaattaaaaactgaaaaaaactgtaatatttttaactaaattagaaattatctttctagtttttttttttttcagtttttacaaaaatattgttttagaaaatattttttagctttttttgtaaaaactggaaaaaaaagtattttcgtttttttcagttttaagtaaaaaaaattcagtttttacaaaaataattactttaaaaaatttattttcatctttttcaaaaacattgttttagaaaatatttttcagttttttctaaagtagtttttttgtaaaaactgaaaaaaaatattttcgttttttttataatttcaatttttttttcagttttacaaaaaaaaaattgctttaaaaaaattacttttcggGTATGATTAATggatctttttaattaattagaagataTTTAGAATTAACCAACAGGACGATAACACGTGTACCTctgtttaaatgaggggtatatttgaacccaaagtatgactgcaggggtatagataacccaatagtataacgagtgATAATTTTAGATCAATTTTGAAAATAAAGGGATATATTTGACCCTTTGTCGTATATTAAATGACAGAGAAATAGATTGATCAGCCTATTAAAATCAAATTCCTACTATTAATAAGGGACAGCTATGAGTCTTCAAATATATTCGATATCTGttaaaaatggaaattttaaGAACTCAGAATTTATACAATTTAAATTTAAGATAATTTAAGCAATTCCCGGAAGAAACTCTTGGTGGGCTCTTGAGGACATTGAAAAACTTATCTCTTAACATTATGTGAATGACATTTGTACCCTATATCAATGAAAATTTCTGCTCTGGTGAAGCCAGGCAACACCTCTTTGTATCATTCAATTAAAGCTATGATAATAATCTCTTTAGGAAAACAAATCACCAGATGAAAGAATCAGTACTATATATTAGATATACGTATACAGAGTAAACACTAAATAAGCTGTTGACGGAAAAGGCACACAGCATTCTACATTGATCGATTACAAGCGTATATGTAAAAGACCCACAAACATACAAATACCATCGTACAGACACATTTTTGAGCTAAAAGTTACTAAAAACCAGACGGACTTCCAGAAAACAAGACACTGAAAACACTTCTGAAATTACAAGTAGAATCACAGAACTCATAGGCGATCAGTAGCCACCGCTCGCGCGCCCTCTGTTATTTAACAAGAGATGTCAATGGCCTTCACCTCAGGTttcttttcctccatttttggtaCAGTCACAGTGAGCACTCCATTCTCCATTGCTGCTTTAATCTCCTCCATCTTGGTATTTTCCGGCAGCCTAAACCTCCTAAGGAACTTGCCGCTGCTCCTCTCCATACGGTGCCATTTGTCGTTATTCTCCTCTTCCTCTCTGCTTCTCTCCCCACTAATTTGTAGAACTCTTCCTTCTTCTACCTCAACCTTCACCTCTTCTTTCTTAATTCCAGGAAGATCCACCTTGAAGACGTGGGATTCTGGGGTCTCTTTCCAATCAATTCGAGCGCTGGCGAAAGCAGCGGTTTCACGAGCAGAGGTTGGAGTGTTGGCGACTGTGCGGGAGAAAGGGAAGCCCTCGAAAGGATCCCATAGGTCGAGGGAGAATGGATCAAAGATGTTGCTCCTGCGGCCACCAAAGAAGCTTGGAATCAAAGACATTTTTATCTGAATGAGGACTTTGACTGATGATAATCAGATGATGTTTAAGCTGTACTTGATTGTTGTATTCGAATTGTTTGACGACAACCAAAATGTTGCGCAGTGCTATTTATAGGTGGGAGTTTCGGaaggagaaaggaaaaagaaacttatcGAGTTCGAGCGCAATCTAGATTACTCTCGAGATTACGGGAACAAAGAGGTCTCTCTAGCCTTCCAGAGCGTTCTACTTTCTTACTATttcataagaaaaaaataaaacaaaatttgcaatttccctaaaaatattttggcTTTTTAAAGAGTATTAATTTCTATGTAGGCGTAGATCTTTagttaattatttatataaaagtaCAATAaattaaatctttaaaaaattataCATAACAGAAAGATTGACAATCAACATCTGATTTAGTTGATTGCC
This DNA window, taken from Nicotiana tabacum cultivar K326 chromosome 4, ASM71507v2, whole genome shotgun sequence, encodes the following:
- the LOC107779995 gene encoding 17.8 kDa class I heat shock protein, encoding MSLIPSFFGGRRSNIFDPFSLDLWDPFEGFPFSRTVANTPTSARETAAFASARIDWKETPESHVFKVDLPGIKKEEVKVEVEEGRVLQISGERSREEEENNDKWHRMERSSGKFLRRFRLPENTKMEEIKAAMENGVLTVTVPKMEEKKPEVKAIDISC